One Olleya sp. Hel_I_94 genomic window, ATTTCTTTGTGTACGGTCATTTTCTTCAAGATAGGATTGAATTTTTTAATTTCCATTCTATCAGGAGTGTTCTTTTTGTTCTTCGTTGTAATATAACGAGACGTTCCTGGCTTTCCAGACTCTTTGTGCTCTGTGCACTCTAATATTACTTGTACTCTATTACCTTTCTTTGCCATAAT contains:
- the rpmG gene encoding 50S ribosomal protein L33, which encodes MAKKGNRVQVILECTEHKESGKPGTSRYITTKNKKNTPDRMEIKKFNPILKKMTVHKEIK